A stretch of Microbacterium sp. LWH3-1.2 DNA encodes these proteins:
- a CDS encoding EAL domain-containing protein produces MPSTGDLADDLAAAVGGSDVFAVYQPQVSLESGSIVAAEALCRWRHPRLGDIDPVTMIGVAERSGSIHALGRRMLDECVDTLAGWRETGRDWAVAVNVSPVQFEDEAFARHVAGEISRRELAPGSLVFELPNDLPPVDGGAVLSQLHLLREIGVEFSMAGFGAGPSSRGLLPRLPLTEVKLPGSLVRAADGDTLSALRDEVRIAREHGLRVVAEGIETLTHLDVAVALGCDRAQGFLIRQPDSEIVFP; encoded by the coding sequence ATGCCCAGCACTGGAGACCTCGCGGATGATCTGGCGGCCGCTGTCGGCGGTTCCGACGTCTTCGCCGTCTATCAGCCCCAGGTGTCACTCGAGAGCGGGTCGATCGTGGCCGCCGAGGCGCTGTGCCGTTGGCGGCATCCGCGGCTCGGTGACATCGACCCCGTGACGATGATCGGCGTCGCCGAGCGCAGCGGATCCATCCACGCGCTCGGCCGGCGAATGCTCGACGAGTGCGTGGACACGCTCGCCGGGTGGCGCGAGACCGGTCGGGACTGGGCAGTCGCCGTCAATGTCTCGCCCGTCCAGTTCGAGGACGAGGCGTTCGCCCGTCACGTGGCCGGTGAGATCTCGCGACGCGAGCTCGCTCCCGGGTCGCTCGTCTTCGAGCTTCCGAACGACCTGCCGCCGGTCGACGGTGGCGCGGTGCTGTCGCAGCTGCACCTGCTGCGCGAGATCGGCGTGGAGTTCTCGATGGCCGGGTTCGGCGCCGGTCCCTCTTCGCGCGGGCTGCTCCCGCGGCTGCCGCTCACCGAGGTGAAGCTGCCGGGATCCCTCGTGCGGGCGGCGGACGGCGACACGCTGTCCGCGCTGCGCGACGAGGTCCGGATCGCACGGGAGCACGGGCTGCGCGTGGTGGCCGAGGGCATCGAGACCCTGACCCACCTCGACGTCGCGGTGGCACTCGGATGCGATCGTGCGCAGGGCTTCCTGATCCGGCAACCGGACTCCGAGATCGTCTTCCCGTGA
- a CDS encoding ABC transporter permease, which produces MSAQIETRPDTAVRADSVVGRATRDTWNVLTRELKPVVRDPFTLIFSLVQPLVFLGLFAPLLVGSSGAPVGETLQWFVPGVLVMIVLFGTGATGSNLQYEMMTGSHERTLVAPLARSSLLVGRALKEIAPIVVQALIIVLIAWPFGFTINVPGLVIGLALLAVFGVGLGSLSYTLALKTKDREWLFWGVQQTLIFPLLILSGMLLPLDEGPAWMRAVSAVNPVNWVVQAERALFAGDLGAIEVLWGWVAAIVLAVVGLTVGVRAMRKSS; this is translated from the coding sequence ATGAGCGCGCAGATCGAGACCCGGCCCGACACCGCGGTGCGGGCGGACTCCGTCGTGGGAAGGGCAACGCGGGATACCTGGAACGTGCTGACCCGCGAACTGAAGCCGGTGGTGCGCGACCCGTTCACGCTGATCTTCAGCCTTGTGCAGCCCCTGGTGTTCCTCGGGCTCTTCGCGCCGCTGCTGGTCGGGTCGTCCGGTGCGCCTGTGGGGGAGACCCTGCAGTGGTTCGTGCCGGGCGTGCTCGTGATGATCGTGCTGTTCGGCACCGGCGCGACGGGGTCGAACCTGCAGTACGAGATGATGACCGGCTCGCACGAGCGCACGCTGGTCGCGCCGCTGGCGCGGTCGTCGCTGCTGGTCGGCCGTGCGCTCAAGGAGATCGCGCCGATCGTCGTGCAGGCGCTCATCATCGTGCTGATCGCGTGGCCCTTCGGGTTCACGATCAACGTGCCGGGGCTCGTGATCGGGCTCGCCCTGCTCGCGGTCTTCGGTGTCGGTCTCGGCTCGCTGTCCTACACGCTCGCCCTCAAGACGAAGGACCGTGAATGGCTCTTCTGGGGCGTGCAGCAGACGCTGATCTTCCCGCTGCTGATCCTGTCGGGCATGCTCCTGCCGCTGGACGAGGGGCCGGCGTGGATGCGCGCCGTGTCGGCGGTGAACCCGGTGAACTGGGTCGTGCAGGCCGAGCGAGCGCTGTTCGCCGGCGACCTCGGCGCGATCGAGGTGCTGTGGGGCTGGGTGGCGGCGATCGTGCTCGCGGTGGTCGGGCTGACCGTCGGAGTTCGGGCGATGCGAAAGAGCAGCTGA
- a CDS encoding ATP-binding cassette domain-containing protein codes for MANESIIQAQGLTKRFTVKGKTVEAVTDLAFEVARGELVAFLGPNGAGKSTSLRMLTTLIPPTSGTARVVGFDILTQPAGVRARIGYVGQLTSGSFSQRARDELLSQGAFYGMSKAAARTRADELIESLDLAGFATRTVQQLSGGQKRRLDIALGLMHAPPLLFLDEPSTGLDPQSRANLWQHIIDLRAQYGTTVFLTTHYLEEADRYAERVMVMDRGRVIADDTAARLKAELAGDVLTFGFADATDAAAAVAVVQRLTEREVRREAASVVLTVPEGDALLPAAVRALDAAGLTVRTATGVPPTLDDVFLVLTGRTLREAGEGEGEPEENTDAAAEASVAEQVNETTGAKR; via the coding sequence ATGGCGAACGAATCGATCATCCAAGCGCAGGGGCTCACCAAGCGCTTCACCGTGAAAGGCAAGACCGTCGAGGCCGTCACCGACCTCGCATTCGAGGTGGCGCGCGGCGAGCTCGTCGCATTCCTCGGACCCAACGGCGCCGGCAAATCGACCAGCCTGCGCATGCTCACGACTCTCATCCCGCCGACGTCGGGCACGGCCCGGGTCGTCGGGTTCGACATCCTCACGCAGCCCGCCGGCGTCCGCGCCCGCATCGGCTACGTCGGCCAGCTCACGAGCGGCAGCTTCTCGCAGCGCGCCCGCGACGAGCTGCTGAGCCAGGGCGCGTTCTATGGCATGTCGAAGGCCGCCGCCCGCACGCGGGCAGACGAGCTCATCGAGTCGCTCGACCTCGCGGGCTTCGCGACCCGCACGGTGCAGCAGCTGTCGGGCGGGCAGAAGCGCCGGCTCGACATCGCGCTCGGGCTCATGCACGCACCGCCGCTGCTGTTCCTCGACGAGCCGTCCACCGGGCTCGACCCGCAGAGCCGCGCCAACCTCTGGCAGCACATCATCGACCTGCGGGCGCAGTACGGCACGACCGTCTTCCTCACGACGCACTACCTCGAGGAGGCCGACCGCTATGCCGAACGCGTCATGGTCATGGATCGCGGGCGGGTCATCGCGGACGACACCGCCGCGCGGCTGAAGGCGGAGCTCGCCGGCGACGTGCTCACCTTCGGCTTCGCAGACGCGACGGATGCCGCCGCCGCCGTCGCCGTGGTGCAGAGGCTCACCGAGCGCGAGGTGCGTAGGGAAGCAGCATCCGTCGTCCTCACGGTCCCGGAGGGCGATGCGCTGCTGCCCGCCGCGGTGCGAGCGCTCGACGCGGCCGGGCTCACGGTGCGGACCGCGACCGGCGTGCCGCCGACGCTCGACGACGTGTTCCTGGTGCTCACCGGACGCACGCTGCGCGAGGCCGGCGAGGGTGAGGGCGAACCGGAGGAGAACACGGATGCTGCCGCCGAGGCATCCGTCGCAGAACAGGTGAACGAGACGACAGGAGCGAAGCGATGA
- a CDS encoding helix-turn-helix transcriptional regulator, with protein sequence MSDTTTRALSLLNLLQTHRHWPGSELADRLGVTERTVRRDVERLRDLGYRIESIPGAAGGYRLEAGSAVPPLLLTDEEAVAMAIGLRVAASQRLVSGPETTITALAKLEQVLPAPLRRRVAALAEAVQPAGLNAGAAVSGEVLGELALATRDHERVRFTYTAASGEITHRRVEPHALAPADRHWYLLCWDLDKDDWRTFRVDRLADVAQTRVLFTPKPLTSEEVEEFIFVARSWARQAVEADAVMELPLEQMREYFGQWGQGASAEDDERTRWPVGGADFRETMYGLSWIPSGVEYTTDLASPAREELRETLERMLRALDAPAP encoded by the coding sequence ATGTCCGACACGACCACCCGAGCCCTCTCGCTGCTCAACCTGCTCCAGACGCACCGGCACTGGCCGGGTTCTGAGCTGGCCGACCGGCTGGGCGTCACCGAGCGCACGGTGCGGCGCGATGTCGAGCGACTGCGCGACCTGGGCTACCGCATCGAGTCCATCCCGGGGGCTGCGGGCGGCTATCGCCTCGAGGCCGGCAGCGCCGTGCCGCCGTTGCTGCTCACCGATGAGGAGGCCGTGGCGATGGCCATCGGGCTGCGGGTGGCAGCATCCCAGCGGCTCGTGAGCGGCCCCGAGACGACCATCACCGCGCTCGCGAAGCTCGAGCAGGTTCTGCCCGCTCCCCTGCGCCGCCGCGTGGCCGCGCTGGCCGAGGCCGTACAGCCCGCGGGACTCAATGCCGGCGCGGCCGTCTCGGGCGAGGTGCTCGGCGAGCTGGCACTGGCCACCCGCGACCACGAGCGCGTGCGCTTCACGTACACCGCGGCGTCGGGCGAGATCACGCACCGCCGCGTCGAGCCGCACGCCCTCGCACCCGCCGACCGGCACTGGTACCTGCTCTGCTGGGACCTCGACAAGGACGACTGGCGCACTTTTCGCGTGGATCGACTGGCGGATGTCGCGCAGACGCGCGTGCTCTTCACCCCCAAGCCGCTCACGTCGGAGGAGGTCGAGGAGTTCATCTTCGTGGCGCGCTCATGGGCGCGGCAGGCGGTCGAGGCGGATGCGGTGATGGAGCTGCCCCTGGAGCAGATGCGCGAATACTTCGGCCAGTGGGGCCAGGGGGCGTCGGCGGAGGACGACGAGCGCACGCGGTGGCCGGTAGGTGGCGCGGACTTCCGCGAGACGATGTACGGCCTGTCGTGGATCCCCTCGGGAGTCGAGTACACGACGGATCTCGCCTCGCCGGCCCGGGAGGAGCTGCGCGAGACGCTGGAACGGATGCTGCGCGCCCTCGACGCGCCGGCGCCGTAG
- a CDS encoding MarR family winged helix-turn-helix transcriptional regulator codes for MANETPALTLGQALRQYLDARNAALVTARASLGITDIDARALLFVVGNPGTRPTALREYLGITSAGVTTLIDRLVNRSLVRRDVDPSDRRVNRITATIDIAVDPWSVLNRFDDDFDVAVGAADQTKVSDSAALLEALTAATVGARH; via the coding sequence ATGGCGAACGAGACCCCGGCGCTGACCCTCGGGCAGGCGCTGCGCCAGTACCTCGACGCGCGCAATGCCGCACTGGTCACGGCGCGCGCCAGCCTCGGGATCACCGACATCGACGCCCGCGCCCTCTTGTTCGTGGTGGGCAACCCCGGAACCCGGCCGACGGCGCTGCGTGAATACCTCGGGATCACGTCGGCCGGAGTGACGACGCTGATCGATCGGCTCGTCAACCGCTCGCTCGTGCGACGTGACGTTGACCCTTCCGACCGGCGCGTCAACCGCATCACGGCGACGATCGACATCGCCGTCGATCCCTGGTCGGTGCTCAACCGGTTCGACGACGACTTCGACGTCGCGGTCGGCGCTGCAGATCAGACGAAGGTCAGCGACTCCGCCGCCCTGCTCGAGGCGTTGACCGCCGCCACGGTCGGCGCGCGGCACTGA
- a CDS encoding sensor domain-containing protein: protein MLGLATCGVIAVDHASTILDANSQVLEWLGCDREDVIGKPLEARLTLRMPLADRDGERPTDATLHGVSGVVRPVVVGSLGEDARGVERIAVYDVSTRSSFNLGFQGAEAKTERGRQRLQILLNAAVGFGNVRNEVDAAELLVDVAQRAFAASAVSVHTGGPDGLIQVAGVNPLAAHWPEGLRPAGTTTFHGGKVLIVRSPEEADSSAPGVGMSDIYRAGGVHAAIASPMRSHGDAVGAMVCFFDHPREFDEEAVPLAEALSNQAAQAIARIRLEDTLRRAAMHDEVTGLPNRRLIEEDATRTLFQDYSALTVIFIDLDGFKAVNDLLGHAAGDALLREIGERLRGVMRETDVLGRFGGDEFIAVAAVDSIDAAALADRIRAAIAEPYDGLPAALTITASVGVVTVGNDSAPVMDQLIRAADHAMYEAKMAGGDRVAVAHHAFIPATPAIPAR, encoded by the coding sequence ATGCTAGGCCTCGCCACCTGCGGCGTGATCGCCGTCGACCACGCGTCGACGATCCTCGACGCGAACTCGCAGGTGCTGGAGTGGCTGGGCTGCGACCGCGAGGACGTCATCGGAAAGCCGCTCGAAGCCCGCCTCACGCTGCGCATGCCGTTGGCGGACAGAGACGGCGAACGCCCGACCGACGCCACGCTCCACGGCGTCTCAGGGGTTGTTCGTCCCGTGGTCGTCGGCTCCCTCGGTGAGGACGCGCGCGGTGTGGAGCGCATCGCCGTCTACGACGTGTCGACGCGGTCCTCTTTCAATCTCGGATTCCAGGGCGCCGAGGCCAAGACCGAGCGCGGCCGGCAGCGTCTGCAGATCCTGCTCAACGCCGCGGTCGGCTTCGGCAACGTCAGGAACGAGGTCGACGCGGCTGAGCTGCTGGTGGATGTCGCCCAACGGGCATTCGCCGCGAGCGCGGTGAGCGTGCATACCGGCGGGCCCGATGGGCTGATCCAGGTCGCCGGGGTGAACCCGCTCGCCGCCCATTGGCCGGAGGGCCTCCGCCCCGCGGGAACGACGACCTTCCACGGCGGCAAGGTGCTGATCGTGCGCTCCCCCGAGGAGGCGGACTCCTCTGCACCCGGAGTCGGCATGAGCGATATCTATCGGGCCGGCGGGGTGCACGCGGCGATCGCCTCGCCGATGAGATCCCACGGTGATGCCGTCGGTGCGATGGTCTGCTTCTTCGACCACCCGCGGGAGTTCGACGAAGAGGCCGTTCCGCTCGCCGAGGCACTGTCCAATCAGGCCGCCCAGGCGATCGCGCGCATCCGTCTCGAAGACACGCTGCGGCGCGCGGCCATGCACGACGAGGTGACCGGACTGCCGAACCGGCGATTGATCGAGGAAGACGCCACGCGCACCCTTTTCCAGGACTACTCGGCGCTGACCGTGATCTTCATCGATCTCGACGGCTTCAAGGCCGTGAACGACCTGCTCGGTCATGCCGCCGGAGACGCGCTCCTGCGCGAGATCGGCGAGCGGCTGCGCGGAGTGATGCGTGAAACGGATGTGCTGGGACGATTCGGCGGCGACGAATTCATCGCGGTCGCCGCAGTGGACAGCATCGACGCCGCGGCGCTCGCCGACCGGATCCGCGCGGCGATCGCGGAGCCGTACGACGGACTGCCCGCTGCGCTGACCATCACGGCGAGCGTCGGCGTGGTCACCGTCGGCAACGACAGCGCCCCGGTCATGGACCAGCTCATCCGCGCCGCCGACCACGCCATGTACGAGGCGAAGATGGCCGGCGGAGACCGCGTCGCCGTCGCCCACCACGCCTTCATCCCCGCGACACCCGCCATCCCCGCTCGTTGA